A genomic window from Halomonas sp. LR3S48 includes:
- a CDS encoding ABC transporter ATP-binding protein encodes MLELRQVHKTYATPQGPLAVLAGVDLRLDSGESLALMGESGSGKSTLLHLAAGLDLPDAGEVLLAGRSLSALDEPARARLRRDTLGLVFQQFHLVPSLNVSDNLRLQARLANREQAEWSAHLMARLGLAGLERRYPEQLSGGQQQRLAIGRALAPRPALLLADEPTGNLDEATASEVLELLLDLVREAGSALLMVTHSPQVAAPLDRCLRLTHGRLESPSGLEASQR; translated from the coding sequence ATGCTCGAACTCCGCCAGGTTCACAAGACCTACGCCACGCCCCAAGGGCCGCTTGCGGTGCTCGCGGGGGTCGACCTGCGCCTGGATTCCGGTGAGAGCCTGGCGCTGATGGGTGAGTCCGGCAGCGGCAAGTCGACCCTGCTGCATCTGGCCGCGGGGCTCGACCTGCCGGATGCCGGGGAGGTGCTGCTTGCGGGACGTTCGCTCTCCGCCCTGGACGAGCCGGCCCGTGCCCGGCTGCGCCGCGATACCCTGGGCCTGGTGTTCCAGCAGTTCCACCTGGTCCCGAGCCTCAACGTGAGCGACAACCTGCGCCTGCAGGCGCGCCTGGCCAATCGCGAGCAAGCCGAATGGTCAGCGCACCTGATGGCGCGACTGGGCCTCGCCGGCCTGGAGCGGCGCTACCCCGAGCAACTCTCGGGCGGCCAGCAGCAGCGCCTGGCCATCGGCCGTGCGCTGGCACCGCGCCCCGCCCTGCTGCTCGCCGACGAGCCCACCGGCAACCTCGACGAGGCCACCGCCTCGGAGGTGCTCGAGCTGCTGCTGGATCTCGTGCGCGAGGCCGGCAGCGCCCTGCTGATGGTGACTCACAGCCCGCAAGTCGCTGCCCCGCTGGACCGCTGCCTGCGCCTGACCCACGGCCGGCTCGAGTCGCCTTCCGGCTTGGAGGCGAGCCAGCGCTGA
- a CDS encoding AraC family transcriptional regulator, producing MTVTVSMHFVNELFRGVPESEAAREAYLARAGISPFLLSAPHGRVTVEQFATLYRLLVNEHDDETPGFFARPLRGGTLKLLCLSVLEAPTLKVALHRYTLFFRIVLDDFGYEYSVDNGLARVALVEHQPPMGSRILIHELMLKLFHGISSWMIARKIPPLMMECAYEPPAHSADYLYFYPGKVSFERPQTAIYFDAALLEQPIRQTKQHLGAFLRRAPADWFYVSFADRLVSHRVREHLARHLATSGSVHDVARALHMSVRTLARRLADEGTHFQAVKDEFRRDFAIQALTRSERPLPAIADELGFTDLACFSRAFKGWTGNSPAAYRRAIAALPQPALA from the coding sequence TTGACCGTCACGGTATCCATGCATTTCGTCAACGAGCTGTTCCGCGGCGTGCCCGAGAGCGAAGCGGCGCGCGAGGCGTATCTCGCGCGCGCCGGGATCTCGCCGTTTCTGCTCAGCGCCCCTCACGGCCGGGTGACCGTGGAGCAGTTCGCCACGCTCTACCGCCTGCTGGTCAACGAGCACGACGACGAGACGCCGGGCTTCTTCGCCAGGCCGCTGCGCGGGGGGACGCTGAAACTGCTTTGCCTGAGCGTGCTGGAGGCGCCGACACTCAAGGTGGCGCTGCACCGCTACACGCTGTTCTTCCGCATCGTGCTGGACGACTTCGGCTACGAGTACAGCGTCGATAACGGCTTGGCGCGGGTGGCGCTGGTGGAGCACCAGCCACCGATGGGCAGTCGTATTCTCATCCACGAGCTGATGCTCAAGCTGTTCCACGGCATCAGTTCGTGGATGATCGCGCGCAAGATTCCGCCGCTGATGATGGAGTGTGCCTACGAGCCGCCGGCGCATAGCGCCGATTATCTCTACTTCTATCCGGGCAAGGTGAGTTTCGAACGGCCGCAGACCGCCATCTACTTCGATGCCGCCCTGCTCGAGCAGCCGATCCGCCAGACCAAGCAGCACCTGGGCGCCTTCCTGCGCCGGGCGCCGGCCGACTGGTTCTACGTCTCCTTCGCCGATCGCCTGGTGTCGCACCGGGTGCGGGAACACCTCGCGCGGCACCTGGCCACGTCGGGCTCGGTGCACGACGTTGCACGGGCGCTGCACATGTCGGTACGCACCCTGGCGCGTCGGCTGGCCGACGAGGGCACCCACTTCCAGGCGGTGAAGGACGAATTCCGGCGCGACTTCGCCATCCAGGCGCTGACCCGTTCCGAACGGCCGCTGCCGGCCATTGCCGACGAGCTGGGCTTCACCGACCTGGCCTGCTTCAGCCGTGCCTTCAAGGGGTGGACGGGGAACTCGCCTGCCGCCTATCGGCGGGCAATTGCGGCCTTGCCTCAGCCTGCCTTGGCTTAG
- a CDS encoding AraC family transcriptional regulator, which yields MPSFQSNLLNQKIYAPYKIVALVDAVAEQGISVGEVLRGLGLSQEALTDPATLVSIKQYIDACTNVIEAGANLSTPFETAARLHLTAYGMYGYALLTSPTIRDYFNFGVKYHPLATPTMHMTWRESDEAAIFEFREAYSYITNIKTRNFLIQQQVAQNIIHIRDAVGPSLTPMRALLSYPGTDIVEIHEKHLGCDCHFEQETSEIHYPKEILDQSPLLGNQLSIKLLQETCNQLLGQAKMSSGITGEVYQILMMSPNSFPSMEAVANLLCITTRTLRRKLDAEMTSYREILDDARCTLAAEYLLATKMSTEDIAARLGFSDSANFRRAFKRWTGKSPHQFRKEN from the coding sequence ATGCCCAGCTTTCAATCCAACCTGTTGAATCAAAAGATCTATGCCCCATACAAAATAGTCGCCCTGGTGGATGCTGTGGCAGAGCAGGGCATTTCTGTCGGGGAGGTACTGAGGGGTTTGGGCTTGAGCCAGGAAGCCCTCACGGACCCCGCCACCCTGGTCTCGATAAAGCAGTACATCGATGCCTGCACGAACGTCATCGAGGCGGGTGCGAATCTTTCGACTCCATTTGAAACTGCTGCCAGATTGCATCTGACCGCTTACGGTATGTACGGTTACGCCCTGCTCACGAGTCCAACCATAAGAGACTACTTCAATTTTGGCGTGAAATATCATCCCTTGGCCACGCCGACAATGCATATGACCTGGCGAGAGTCTGACGAGGCTGCCATTTTTGAATTCAGGGAAGCCTATTCTTACATCACCAATATCAAGACACGCAATTTCTTGATACAACAACAAGTAGCGCAAAATATCATACATATTCGTGACGCGGTGGGGCCCAGCTTGACGCCGATGAGGGCTCTGCTTTCCTATCCAGGAACCGACATTGTAGAGATACATGAAAAACACCTGGGGTGTGATTGTCACTTCGAACAAGAGACGAGTGAAATCCACTACCCTAAAGAAATTCTCGATCAATCCCCTTTATTAGGAAATCAGCTCTCCATCAAGCTGCTTCAGGAGACGTGTAACCAGCTTCTTGGACAGGCCAAGATGTCATCGGGGATTACCGGAGAGGTCTATCAAATCTTGATGATGTCACCGAACAGCTTTCCCAGCATGGAAGCCGTCGCCAACCTGCTATGCATCACTACCCGCACCCTGAGAAGAAAGCTGGATGCAGAAATGACGAGCTACAGGGAAATACTGGATGATGCCCGGTGCACTTTGGCAGCCGAGTACTTGCTGGCCACGAAAATGAGTACTGAGGACATAGCCGCGAGATTGGGGTTCAGCGACAGTGCGAATTTTCGAAGAGCCTTCAAGCGCTGGACAGGTAAGTCACCGCATCAGTTTCGAAAGGAAAACTAA
- the dctP gene encoding TRAP transporter substrate-binding protein DctP: MRPQHAIILTGFALLTCFGASAQAQQSWTMTSTWPDSIDAVKIDQHWVELVNKLAGDELQIEFRAGGTLMPGTEVFDATETGSIEAAGDWPGYWAGLNPAFSPLASTPSLFNALDYLNWIQQWGGRELYREIYGQFGLVYLPYGVLNNESGFMGRTPIESLADLDGKRLRIAGRDQGRVMEQLGGSQVTLAGGEVYQAIERGVVDAAEFSAPGIDYSVGLAEVADYWATPGWHQSATVFGVMINKDAWDALSEETQEKLEIAADATLAWSLAWSERQSTEGTIKFQEAGVEISTYGAEDMARIQEITNEVIVRGACEHPDHAKVYHSMISYLQHYANWRDISVPYNMSRTMDNLPSLDELESCMNQ, encoded by the coding sequence ATGAGACCTCAGCACGCCATTATCCTCACTGGGTTCGCCCTCCTGACTTGCTTTGGCGCAAGTGCCCAAGCCCAGCAAAGCTGGACCATGACCTCTACTTGGCCGGACAGCATCGATGCGGTCAAGATCGATCAGCACTGGGTGGAACTAGTCAACAAGCTGGCCGGTGACGAGCTTCAGATCGAGTTCCGCGCCGGCGGCACATTGATGCCTGGCACCGAAGTGTTCGATGCCACCGAGACAGGCAGTATCGAGGCCGCCGGCGACTGGCCCGGTTATTGGGCGGGTCTCAACCCGGCGTTCTCGCCGCTGGCCTCTACCCCCAGCCTGTTCAATGCTTTGGACTACCTCAACTGGATCCAGCAGTGGGGCGGCCGCGAGCTTTACCGGGAGATCTACGGCCAGTTTGGCTTGGTTTACCTACCTTATGGCGTGTTGAATAACGAGTCTGGCTTCATGGGCCGTACTCCCATCGAGAGCCTGGCCGACCTGGACGGCAAACGCTTGCGTATCGCTGGCCGTGACCAAGGGCGTGTGATGGAGCAATTGGGTGGTTCCCAAGTGACACTTGCCGGTGGTGAGGTTTACCAAGCGATCGAGCGTGGCGTAGTTGACGCTGCTGAGTTCTCCGCACCGGGGATCGACTACAGCGTAGGCTTGGCTGAAGTGGCGGATTATTGGGCCACGCCGGGATGGCATCAATCCGCAACCGTGTTCGGCGTGATGATCAACAAGGACGCCTGGGACGCCCTCTCCGAGGAGACCCAGGAGAAGCTGGAGATCGCCGCCGATGCCACCCTGGCTTGGTCGCTGGCCTGGTCCGAGCGCCAGTCGACCGAGGGTACCATCAAGTTTCAGGAAGCCGGGGTGGAGATTTCCACCTATGGCGCCGAGGACATGGCGCGCATCCAGGAGATTACCAATGAGGTGATCGTGCGCGGTGCCTGTGAGCACCCGGACCATGCCAAGGTCTACCACTCCATGATCAGCTACCTGCAGCACTACGCCAACTGGCGCGATATCTCCGTGCCCTACAACATGAGCCGCACCATGGACAACCTCCCATCCCTGGATGAGCTCGAGTCCTGCATGAACCAATAA
- a CDS encoding TRAP transporter small permease subunit — MKVIARVIDALNEGFGRLIAPLLAAITLIVIYDVALRLLTGRPSDWAFDITKMLFGAHFMLMAAYGLRHHAHVEVDVLKRLFSRRKQAALEILGYLIFFVPFIWLLLTYGWDFFARSFDRSETTYGMVSIPVYPVKGVIVLTAVLLMLQAVAIVIRAVQELSAKEAA, encoded by the coding sequence ATGAAAGTCATTGCCAGGGTCATAGACGCCCTCAACGAAGGGTTCGGACGCCTGATCGCCCCACTACTTGCGGCAATCACGCTGATCGTGATCTATGACGTCGCCCTGCGCCTGCTCACCGGGCGACCCAGCGACTGGGCCTTCGACATCACCAAGATGCTGTTCGGCGCCCACTTCATGCTGATGGCCGCCTACGGCCTGCGCCACCATGCTCATGTCGAGGTCGACGTGCTCAAGCGCCTGTTCTCGCGCAGGAAGCAGGCCGCACTCGAGATACTCGGCTATCTGATCTTCTTCGTGCCATTCATCTGGTTGTTGCTTACCTACGGGTGGGACTTCTTCGCGCGTTCATTCGACCGCAGCGAGACCACCTACGGCATGGTATCGATCCCCGTTTATCCGGTGAAAGGCGTTATCGTCCTCACCGCCGTGCTGCTCATGCTTCAAGCCGTTGCCATCGTGATTCGTGCCGTACAGGAACTGAGCGCAAAGGAGGCTGCATGA
- a CDS encoding TRAP transporter large permease: MSPEMLTLFMFGGLLVGLFMGHPLAFVLGGVAVMGALFGPGIKVLGTLINNIYGNSMDNYVLVAIPLFVLMARFLNDSGVTEKMFESMRLLLANLRGGLALTVVIVSVLLAATTGIVGASIAVMGMIALVPMLKYSYNKELSTGVIMASGCLGILIPPSIMLILMASYSPVSVGALFAGALVPGVMLGMMYALYVLVICYFKPSYGPPVPAEERANVSTGELLGMLFKYVLPPMALILGVLGSLFLGIATATEASAIGVGIAFLLFLIFGDRKLSTCYRTLIDASKTTTMVMLVLVGATAFTGVFSRGGGMQVIHEMVMAMPGGTTGALILMLLLVFVLGMFLDWTGIVLLSFPIMLPIVADMGVDVLWFVVMVAVVLQTSFLTPPFGYALFYLKGVAPKGVETVDLYKAVIPFCALIVLACLLMAFFPVLVTGLPSVLVGR, from the coding sequence ATGAGCCCCGAAATGCTCACTCTGTTCATGTTCGGCGGCTTGCTCGTCGGCCTGTTCATGGGGCACCCGCTGGCTTTCGTGCTGGGCGGTGTCGCCGTGATGGGCGCCCTGTTCGGCCCTGGTATCAAGGTGCTTGGTACCTTGATCAACAACATCTATGGCAATTCCATGGACAACTACGTCCTGGTGGCCATTCCGCTGTTCGTGCTGATGGCGCGCTTCCTCAACGACTCGGGGGTCACCGAGAAGATGTTCGAGTCGATGCGCCTGCTGCTGGCCAACCTGCGCGGCGGCCTGGCGCTGACCGTGGTCATCGTCTCGGTGCTGCTTGCCGCGACCACCGGCATCGTCGGCGCTTCGATCGCGGTGATGGGCATGATCGCCTTGGTGCCCATGCTCAAGTACTCCTACAACAAGGAGCTCAGCACCGGTGTGATCATGGCCAGCGGCTGCCTGGGCATCCTGATCCCGCCGAGCATCATGCTGATCCTGATGGCGAGCTATTCGCCGGTGTCGGTGGGGGCGCTGTTCGCCGGGGCGCTGGTGCCCGGCGTGATGCTCGGCATGATGTATGCGCTCTACGTGCTGGTGATCTGCTACTTCAAGCCGAGCTACGGCCCGCCAGTGCCGGCTGAAGAACGCGCCAATGTGTCTACTGGCGAGCTGTTGGGCATGTTGTTCAAATACGTGTTACCGCCGATGGCGCTGATTCTCGGCGTACTGGGTTCGCTGTTCCTCGGCATCGCCACGGCCACCGAGGCCTCGGCAATTGGCGTAGGTATTGCTTTCCTGCTGTTCCTGATCTTCGGTGATCGCAAGCTATCTACCTGCTACCGCACCCTGATCGACGCCAGCAAGACCACCACCATGGTGATGCTGGTGCTGGTCGGCGCCACCGCTTTCACCGGAGTGTTCTCCCGCGGCGGCGGCATGCAGGTCATTCATGAGATGGTCATGGCCATGCCCGGCGGCACTACCGGTGCGCTGATCCTGATGCTGCTCCTGGTCTTCGTCCTGGGCATGTTCCTCGACTGGACCGGCATCGTGCTGCTGAGCTTCCCGATCATGCTGCCGATCGTCGCCGACATGGGCGTGGACGTGCTGTGGTTCGTGGTGATGGTGGCCGTGGTACTGCAAACCTCATTCCTCACACCGCCGTTTGGCTATGCACTGTTCTACCTGAAGGGCGTGGCGCCCAAGGGGGTCGAGACCGTCGACCTCTACAAGGCGGTGATCCCCTTCTGCGCGCTGATCGTGTTGGCCTGCTTGCTGATGGCGTTCTTCCCGGTGCTTGTCACCGGTCTGCCTTCTGTACTGGTCGGCAGGTGA
- a CDS encoding SDR family oxidoreductase, with the protein MKVIDSLIPRPGLRVLITAGANGIGLVMAQAFLEAGARVHVCDIDTQALAALPEGIRHTLADVSQEADVDRLFRDAAALGGLDVVINNAGVTGPTAGIEEIDEDAWTRTIDINLNGQYRVAHRAVPLLRDSQGVLINLSSVAGRLGLAYRTPYTASKWAIVGLTKSLASELGTEGVRVNAILPGIVRGPRIERVIADRAAKCGLSYAEMEKEYLSGVSMKRMVEPTDIAAMALFLSAPAGANISGQALSVCANVESL; encoded by the coding sequence ATGAAAGTCATCGATAGTCTGATTCCACGCCCGGGCCTCCGGGTGCTGATTACCGCCGGCGCCAACGGCATCGGCTTGGTCATGGCCCAGGCTTTCCTTGAAGCGGGCGCTCGGGTACACGTCTGCGATATCGATACCCAGGCATTGGCGGCATTGCCCGAGGGTATCCGCCACACCCTGGCCGATGTCAGCCAGGAAGCCGACGTCGACAGGCTGTTCCGTGATGCCGCTGCCCTGGGCGGACTTGACGTGGTAATCAACAACGCCGGCGTTACCGGGCCCACCGCCGGCATCGAGGAGATCGATGAGGATGCCTGGACACGCACCATCGATATCAACTTGAACGGCCAGTACCGGGTCGCGCATCGGGCCGTTCCGCTGCTGCGCGATAGCCAGGGCGTACTGATCAACCTCTCCTCGGTGGCCGGCCGCCTGGGCCTCGCCTATCGCACGCCCTACACGGCCAGCAAGTGGGCCATCGTCGGCCTGACCAAGAGCCTGGCCTCCGAGCTCGGCACCGAGGGGGTACGGGTCAACGCCATTCTGCCCGGTATCGTGCGTGGGCCTCGCATCGAGCGGGTCATCGCGGACCGGGCCGCCAAGTGCGGGCTCAGCTACGCCGAGATGGAGAAGGAGTATCTCTCCGGGGTTTCCATGAAACGCATGGTCGAGCCCACGGACATCGCCGCCATGGCTCTGTTCCTGTCCGCTCCCGCCGGCGCCAATATCTCGGGCCAAGCGCTGAGCGTCTGCGCCAACGTCGAATCGCTGTAA
- a CDS encoding 3-keto-5-aminohexanoate cleavage protein, whose translation MASQRKVIITCALTGAIHTPSMSPHLPVTPEEIAEAGIAAAEAGAAILHLHARDPHSGKPTQDPAVFERILPRLKRATDAVVNLTTGGSPHMSVEERMRPAIEFKPELASLNMGSINFGLFPMLKRYDRFQHEWEVEHLEKSRDLVFRNTFSDIEKTLTSGAQSGTRFECECYDIGHLYNLRNLMDRGFIDGRVFVQSVFGILGGIGPHPEDVLHMRRTANRLFGDDYEWSVLGAGSHQMRIAAQSAAMGGHVRVGLEDSLWLAPGKLAESNASQVTKVRKILEGLSLEIASPDEAREMLQLKGADKVGF comes from the coding sequence ATGGCATCGCAACGCAAGGTCATCATCACCTGCGCCCTGACCGGCGCGATCCACACCCCTTCCATGTCACCGCACCTGCCGGTCACCCCGGAGGAGATCGCCGAGGCGGGAATCGCCGCCGCCGAGGCCGGTGCCGCCATTCTCCATCTGCATGCACGTGACCCGCACAGCGGCAAGCCCACCCAGGACCCGGCGGTCTTTGAGCGCATCCTGCCGCGCCTCAAGCGTGCCACCGACGCCGTCGTCAACCTTACGACGGGCGGTAGCCCCCACATGAGCGTAGAGGAGCGCATGCGGCCGGCCATCGAGTTCAAGCCCGAACTCGCCTCGCTGAACATGGGCTCGATCAACTTCGGCCTGTTCCCCATGCTCAAGCGCTACGACCGCTTCCAGCACGAATGGGAGGTGGAGCACCTCGAGAAGAGTCGCGACCTGGTGTTCAGGAATACCTTCTCCGACATCGAGAAAACCCTGACGTCGGGCGCCCAGAGCGGCACGCGCTTCGAGTGCGAGTGCTACGACATCGGCCACCTCTACAACCTGCGCAATCTCATGGATCGCGGCTTCATCGACGGTCGCGTTTTCGTGCAGAGCGTCTTCGGCATCCTCGGCGGTATCGGCCCCCATCCCGAAGACGTGCTGCACATGCGACGTACCGCCAATCGGCTGTTCGGCGACGACTATGAGTGGTCGGTGCTAGGGGCGGGCAGCCACCAGATGCGGATTGCCGCCCAGTCCGCCGCCATGGGCGGCCATGTGCGGGTCGGCCTCGAGGACTCGCTGTGGCTCGCACCGGGCAAGCTGGCCGAGAGCAATGCCAGTCAGGTGACCAAGGTGCGCAAGATTCTGGAAGGGCTCTCCTTGGAGATCGCGAGCCCCGACGAGGCTCGCGAAATGCTGCAGCTGAAAGGCGCCGACAAGGTCGGCTTCTGA
- a CDS encoding SDR family NAD(P)-dependent oxidoreductase: MKINDKVIAITGGARGLGYAMAQRLGSQGARVALLDRSAETLDEAVSALTAQGIKAHAFPLDVADESSVVEAFADIAQRLGAVAGCVNNAGITDDALLLKTEEGAVTKRMSIESWKRVIDVNLTGVFLCGREAATQMVETGQGGVIVNISSISRAGNMGQSNYAAAKAGVHALTVTWGKELARYGIRTGTVAPGFIETPMTAAMRPDMYEKVAASVPLKRLGEADNIAQSVAFIFDNDYFTARIIECDGGLRL, translated from the coding sequence ATGAAGATCAACGACAAAGTCATTGCCATCACGGGGGGAGCTCGCGGCCTCGGCTATGCCATGGCGCAGCGCCTCGGCAGCCAGGGCGCAAGAGTGGCCCTGCTGGACAGAAGTGCGGAAACCCTGGACGAGGCGGTTTCCGCGCTGACGGCCCAGGGCATCAAGGCCCACGCATTTCCGCTGGACGTTGCCGACGAGTCATCGGTGGTCGAGGCGTTCGCCGATATCGCCCAGCGACTGGGGGCGGTGGCAGGCTGCGTCAACAATGCCGGCATCACCGACGACGCGCTGTTGCTCAAGACGGAAGAGGGTGCAGTCACAAAACGTATGTCGATCGAGTCGTGGAAGCGAGTGATCGACGTCAACCTGACCGGCGTCTTTCTGTGCGGCCGCGAAGCGGCGACGCAGATGGTCGAGACGGGGCAAGGGGGAGTGATCGTCAACATTTCGAGCATCTCCCGGGCGGGCAACATGGGTCAGAGCAATTATGCGGCCGCCAAGGCGGGGGTGCATGCGCTCACGGTGACCTGGGGCAAGGAGCTCGCCAGGTACGGCATTCGCACGGGCACGGTGGCGCCTGGATTCATCGAGACTCCCATGACGGCCGCCATGCGTCCCGACATGTATGAAAAGGTGGCTGCCAGCGTGCCGCTGAAGCGACTGGGCGAGGCCGACAACATCGCCCAGAGCGTGGCGTTCATCTTCGACAACGACTACTTCACCGCAAGAATCATCGAGTGTGACGGCGGCTTGAGACTCTGA
- the bktB gene encoding beta-ketothiolase BktB, translating into MRLDSVVILGSARTAIGSFGGSLAGLAPYELGTVTAREALTRAGVEAGEIDHAVYGHIITTGPQDAYLARHIALEAGVPEGAAAFNVNRLCGSGVQAILSAAQQIVLGDSRLALAGGAESMSRGAYLLPPQARNGLRMGHANVTDLTLGVLSDPFGSGHMGVTAENIAKRCGLGREEIDRFALESHQKAARAIAEGRFDEQIVPVTVREGKNERQFDRDEHVREGVTLEDLARLKPAFAKEGVVTAGNASGINDGAATLVLAHADEASRRGQTPRARLICASTAGVEPSVMGLGPIPAVRRCLDEAGLSIADIDVIESNEAFAAQAMAVARELDFPAERLNPNGGAVGLGHPVGATGAILTIKALAELERTGGRYGLITLCIGGGQGIALLIERC; encoded by the coding sequence ATGCGGCTCGATTCCGTCGTCATACTCGGCAGTGCCCGCACTGCCATCGGCAGCTTCGGCGGCAGCCTGGCCGGGCTCGCCCCGTATGAGCTGGGCACCGTCACCGCCCGCGAGGCGCTGACCCGCGCCGGCGTCGAGGCCGGCGAGATCGACCACGCCGTCTACGGCCATATCATCACCACCGGACCGCAGGACGCCTACCTGGCCCGCCACATTGCCCTGGAGGCCGGCGTGCCCGAAGGCGCGGCGGCGTTCAACGTCAACCGCCTGTGCGGCTCCGGCGTGCAGGCGATACTCTCCGCCGCCCAGCAGATCGTGCTCGGCGACAGCCGCCTGGCCCTGGCCGGCGGCGCCGAGTCGATGAGCCGCGGCGCCTACCTGCTGCCGCCCCAGGCGCGCAACGGCCTGCGCATGGGCCACGCCAACGTCACCGACCTGACGCTCGGCGTACTCAGCGACCCCTTCGGCAGCGGCCACATGGGCGTGACCGCCGAGAACATCGCCAAGCGCTGCGGGCTCGGCCGCGAGGAAATCGACCGCTTCGCCCTGGAAAGCCACCAGAAGGCCGCCCGCGCCATCGCCGAGGGCCGCTTCGATGAGCAGATCGTTCCGGTCACGGTGCGCGAAGGCAAGAACGAACGGCAGTTCGACCGTGACGAACACGTGCGTGAGGGCGTCACGCTGGAAGACCTCGCCCGGCTCAAGCCCGCCTTCGCCAAGGAGGGCGTGGTCACCGCCGGCAACGCCTCGGGCATCAACGACGGCGCCGCCACCCTGGTGCTGGCCCATGCCGACGAAGCCAGTCGCCGCGGACAGACACCGCGAGCCCGACTGATCTGCGCCAGCACTGCGGGAGTCGAGCCCAGCGTGATGGGCCTGGGGCCGATTCCCGCCGTGCGCCGCTGCCTCGACGAGGCCGGGCTCAGCATTGCCGATATCGACGTGATCGAGTCCAACGAGGCCTTCGCCGCCCAGGCCATGGCGGTGGCACGTGAGCTCGACTTCCCTGCCGAGCGGCTCAACCCCAACGGCGGTGCCGTGGGGCTGGGGCATCCGGTTGGCGCCACCGGCGCCATCCTCACCATCAAGGCACTGGCCGAGCTGGAGCGTACCGGCGGCCGCTATGGGCTGATCACCCTGTGCATCGGCGGCGGCCAGGGGATCGCCTTGCTGATCGAACGCTGCTGA
- a CDS encoding acyl-CoA dehydrogenase family protein — protein MTAPQDDLTPLFHDTIRRFLEQEVAPHYEAWEAAGEMPRSLWQKLGEAGLLGIDLPEELGGSGADFAIVQLALEETSRQGFGGLASAYNIHANIVMPYLLHIATPAQRERWLPAMASGEAIGAIAMTEPGAGSDLAAMKTRASRTEDGWRLDGSKLFITNGQVADLVIVCAKTDPAAGARGVSLFLVDTTLTGFSRGQPIKKIGQHASDTAELFFDDLRLPEDAMLGEAGAGFTYLMQELPRERLGVAAQALGAMEGALALTLDYVRERRAFGRAVGDFQNTRFTLAEVRAQIDMGRAYFEQCVEKHRRGEMSATDAAILKLQLSEMQCRTIDACLQLFGGYGYTREYPISRFYLDARVQTLYAGTSEIMKEVIARSLLGKSDAA, from the coding sequence ATGACGGCACCGCAAGACGACCTGACGCCGCTGTTCCACGACACCATCCGCCGCTTCCTCGAGCAGGAAGTAGCGCCCCACTACGAGGCGTGGGAGGCCGCCGGCGAGATGCCGCGCTCGCTGTGGCAGAAGCTCGGCGAGGCCGGCCTGCTGGGTATCGATTTGCCCGAGGAGCTGGGTGGCAGCGGTGCCGACTTCGCCATCGTCCAGTTGGCGCTGGAGGAGACCTCGCGGCAGGGCTTCGGCGGGTTGGCCAGTGCCTACAACATTCACGCCAACATCGTCATGCCCTACCTGCTGCACATCGCCACGCCGGCCCAGCGCGAACGCTGGCTGCCGGCCATGGCCAGCGGCGAGGCGATCGGCGCCATCGCCATGACCGAACCCGGTGCGGGCAGCGACCTGGCGGCAATGAAGACCCGCGCCAGCCGTACCGAAGACGGCTGGCGGCTCGACGGCAGCAAGCTCTTCATCACCAACGGTCAGGTGGCCGACCTGGTGATCGTCTGTGCCAAGACCGACCCCGCTGCCGGTGCCCGCGGTGTGTCGCTGTTCCTGGTCGACACCACCCTTACGGGCTTCTCCCGCGGCCAGCCGATCAAGAAGATCGGCCAGCACGCCAGCGACACCGCCGAGCTGTTCTTCGATGACCTGCGCCTGCCGGAAGACGCCATGCTCGGCGAGGCCGGCGCCGGCTTCACCTACCTGATGCAGGAGCTTCCCCGTGAGCGCCTCGGCGTGGCGGCCCAGGCGCTGGGGGCCATGGAAGGCGCACTGGCGCTGACTCTCGACTACGTGCGCGAGCGCCGCGCCTTCGGCCGCGCCGTGGGCGACTTCCAGAACACCCGCTTCACCCTGGCCGAGGTGCGTGCTCAGATCGACATGGGCCGCGCCTACTTCGAGCAGTGCGTGGAGAAGCATCGCCGCGGCGAGATGAGCGCCACCGACGCCGCCATCCTCAAGCTGCAGCTCAGCGAGATGCAGTGCCGCACCATCGATGCCTGCCTGCAGCTGTTCGGCGGCTATGGTTATACCCGGGAATACCCGATCTCGCGCTTCTACCTGGATGCCCGCGTGCAGACCCTCTACGCCGGCACCTCGGAAATCATGAAGGAAGTGATCGCCCGCTCGCTGCTCGGCAAGAGCGACGCCGCCTGA